The segment CGCGTCGATGAAGCGCATCGGGTACGCGCCGCGTAGCACGTCCGCGTGAAAGCCCGCGGCCGCCGCGGCGAACGCGACGATGGCCCAGAGGAATCCGGTGTGGCGGCGGTCCGGATCGCGCAGGAGCCGCGGGCCGATCGTCGCGGCGAGCGCGATCGGCAGCGCGAGGTCGGCCGCCGCCGTGGGCCAGGGCCCGAGGACGCCCGAGAGCCCGTACAGGATCCGGCCCGCGAGCCAGAGGAGCGCGAATCGGAACCCCACGCGGGCGCGAAACGGCGTGGTCGACGTGAACTCGGGCACCGCCGTGAGCGCGAAGCCGGTCACCGCGGCGAGGACGAACCCGAACATCATCTCGTGCGCGTGCCACACGAACGGTCCACCTTCGACCGCAGGCAGCGGAAGGTCGAACGCGAGGAAGACCGACCACAGCGCGAGTGCGATCACCGCCCAGGCCGCGGACGCGAAGAACATCGGGCGGAACGCGCAGAGGAACAGCGGGTGCGACGTTGCATCCCGAGTCGGTGCCGACAGGTGCCCGCGCTCGAACCTCCCCACGACGCCCCGCCCCCGTCCTCGCCCGGCAGCGCGAAGGCGCGCGCCCTGCGGACGGCAGGAAGCGTTCATGCCCCGCACCGCGCATGCGCGGGGAGCGCCACCCTCTCGGCCGAGGTGCGTTCGCGCACCGAGACCTCCGACGGCGCGAATCCGCCGTTGGCCGAAGCGTCGCCATCCGGCGCGGCGGCAACGGGAGGCAGGCCGAAGCACTCGCGCACCGTGCGCGACTGGAGGATTCCGGCGGCGTGCCGATAGACCCAGGCGTCGTCGCGTTGCGATGCCGGCAGTGCAAGGTCGAACCGGGCCGCGATGCGCCCGGGTGAAGGGGTCATCACGAGGATGCGGTCGGACAGCCGCACCGCCTCGGCGAGGTCGTGCGTGATCATCAACACGCCCGCGTCGCGCTCGACGCGATAGGCCACGAGGAGCCCGTAGAGTTCCTCCTTCAGTCCCACGTCGAGCGCCGAGAACGGTTCGTCGAGCAGCAGCAGGTCCGGCTCGATGGCGAGCGCGCGGGCGAGCGCGATTCGGCTCCGCATGCCGCCGGAGAGCTCGTGCGGAAACTTGTCGACGTCCTCGGCAGACAGTCCGAAGCGCCGCGCGAGGGCATGGGCGCGCGCGTGCCGTTCGTCGCGCGCCATCCCGATCGCCTTGAGGCCCAGCGCGACGTTGTCGAGCGCGGACTTCCACGGCAGCAGGCGCGGCTCCTGGAACATGCACGCCGGATTCGCGTAGCCGTTCTCGATCGACCCCTCGCGCACGCGCAGAAGTCCGGCGCACAGGTTCAGCACCGTCGACTTGCCGCACCCCGACGGCCCCACGAGCGCGACGGCGCGCCCGGCTTCGACCTCGAATCCGACGCCGGCGACCACCTCGCGCCGGGCGAAGGCGTGGCTCAGGTCATGCACGACGAGGCTCGGGCCCGGATTCACGTCGCCCCGTCGCGCCAACGCTCGACCTCACGCTTCAGCGGCTCCAGCACGAGGTACTCCGCCGCGAGGAGCACGGCGAGGAGCGCGACGATCCAGGCGAGCGTCGCCGCGGTGTCGAGGTGGGAGCGCGTGACCGCGAGCGCCGCGCCGACGCCGTCCTGGGTGGCGAGGAGTTCGGCCATCACGACGACTTTCCACGACATGCCGAGCGCGGTGATCCACGCCGGGAACAGGTACGAGGCGACGTGCGGCAGCGTGACGTCGAGAAGCCGCATGCGAAACGGCAGCCGGAACGCGTCGGCCATCGACCGAAGCTGGTTGTCGAGCGTGCGCGCGCCCTGCAGCGCCCCGACGAAGACGATCGGGAAGCTCGCGATGAACACGGTGAACACCGGCGTGCCGTCGCCCGCGCCGAACCACAGCAGCGCCAGCACGAGCCAGGCGATCGGCGGGGTCCCCATCAGCACCGTCACGATCGGGCGCGCCATCGTCGATGCGGTGGCCGAGAGTCCCGCGGCGAGCCCGAGCGCGCTTCCGGCCGCGAGCGACAGCGCGAATCCCGCGAGCGCGCGCCGCGTCGTGATCGCGAGTTCCCGCCACGCCTCCCCGCGCGCCACGAGGTCCGCGAGCGCCGCGAACGCCGCGCGCGGATCGGGAAGCACGAGCGGCCCGGTGACCACGCTCACCGCCTCCCACGCCGCGAGCGCGATGAGGAGGCTCGCGGCCGCACCCCAGCCGCTCCACGCATAGGCCGGGAGTCCACGCAGCACCGAGCGCAGCGGGTTCATCTTCGCGCGGGCGTCCCGCCGTAGAAGTCGTCGGGGGGCATCCGGCCTCCGACCAGCGCGGGATTCTTCGCGATGAGCCGCTCGAACAGGAACTCGACCTCGCCGCGCGCCGCCGCGGCGGTGACTGACTTCATCGAGCCGGTCGCGATACTGTCGGCCACCGCCTCGGCCGTCAACGCCTCGAACCGGCCCGCGACCATGCGGCCGCACTCGGCCGCGTGCGCGTTGCACCAGTCCAGCGATTGCGCATAGGCCTGTTCGAGGCGGGCGACGAGCTTCGCGTTGTCCTTCACGCTGCCCATGACCGCGATGCCTGCCTGGGGGATGCGGGGCGCGCGGGAGTACGCTCGGCCCCACTCCTTCTGCAGGTCGATGCTGCGGTGAAGCTCGGGCGCGAGCGGCATCGATCGGGTCTTGCGCAACACCATCGACACCGCCGGCTCCGCGAGCAGCGCGTGTTCGACGCGCCTCGTCACGAGAAGCTGCACCGCGTCGACCGGCGTGGCGACGTACCGGATGCGGAGGTCCTTGCGCGGGTCGAGTCCCTCGGCCTCCGCGACGAGTCCGAACACGATGTCGGGCATATCGCCGCGAAACGGCATCGCGATCTCCTTGCCGCGGAAATCCGCGAGCGTGGCGAGCCCGGGATCGCGCGAGACCATCCACAGGATGCCCCAGACCGACACGTTCATCAGGCGCAGCCGGGCGCCGCGGTTGTAGAGGTTCGCGGCGACGTTCACCGGCATCGCGAGCACGTCGGCCTTGCCGTCGAGCGCCATCACGCGCAACTGGTCGGGGTCTCGCCACGGGACGAACTCGACCCGGTCGGCAAGGTCGGCGAGCGCGCCGGATTCGACCATGTGGATCAGCGGATTCGACACCGAGGCCATCGGACCCGCGAGCACGAGTCGCGGGAGTTTCTGCGCCTGCGCGACGCCGGCGAGTGCGGCGAGAGCGAGACAGGCGATGCCCATCGTCGCGGCCCATCGGGCAACCACGTAACGGCGAAAACGGTCGATCACGTCAGAACCTCGCATTCAGGCCGAGCGCCGCGCCGCGGCCCGGTGCCTGGATCTCCTGGCCGGACACGCCTTCGGTGAGGTGTTCGTGGTAGCCCTTGTCGAGCAGGTTGGTGAGACGGAGGTCGACCCTCGCGTCGGAGAGCACGCCGACCTGCCCGAATCGCCACCCCAGCACGGCGTCGAGCGTCGCGAAGCCGGACGTCGGATTCTCGGTGCCGGCCGAGAAACGTTCCGAGACGCGATCCTGCTTCGCCACCGCGCGCACCTGCGCGCGCCAGTGGAACCCGACTTCGGGCGATTGTCCGACGCCGATCCGGAACTCGGGCGGAGGCATCTGCGACAGCGGCTCGTCGTCCTGCCGGTTGTCGCCGCGCAGCCAGGTGAACGCGGCATCGACGACGACCGGTCCGATCGGCATCCTCGCACCGCCTTCGAAGCCCCAGATCTCCGCCTCGTCGACGTTGCCGGTCTCC is part of the Burkholderiales bacterium genome and harbors:
- a CDS encoding ATP-binding cassette domain-containing protein, encoding MNPGPSLVVHDLSHAFARREVVAGVGFEVEAGRAVALVGPSGCGKSTVLNLCAGLLRVREGSIENGYANPACMFQEPRLLPWKSALDNVALGLKAIGMARDERHARAHALARRFGLSAEDVDKFPHELSGGMRSRIALARALAIEPDLLLLDEPFSALDVGLKEELYGLLVAYRVERDAGVLMITHDLAEAVRLSDRILVMTPSPGRIAARFDLALPASQRDDAWVYRHAAGILQSRTVRECFGLPPVAAAPDGDASANGGFAPSEVSVRERTSAERVALPAHARCGA
- a CDS encoding ABC transporter permease subunit codes for the protein MNPLRSVLRGLPAYAWSGWGAAASLLIALAAWEAVSVVTGPLVLPDPRAAFAALADLVARGEAWRELAITTRRALAGFALSLAAGSALGLAAGLSATASTMARPIVTVLMGTPPIAWLVLALLWFGAGDGTPVFTVFIASFPIVFVGALQGARTLDNQLRSMADAFRLPFRMRLLDVTLPHVASYLFPAWITALGMSWKVVVMAELLATQDGVGAALAVTRSHLDTAATLAWIVALLAVLLAAEYLVLEPLKREVERWRDGAT
- a CDS encoding ABC transporter substrate-binding protein; translated protein: MGIACLALAALAGVAQAQKLPRLVLAGPMASVSNPLIHMVESGALADLADRVEFVPWRDPDQLRVMALDGKADVLAMPVNVAANLYNRGARLRLMNVSVWGILWMVSRDPGLATLADFRGKEIAMPFRGDMPDIVFGLVAEAEGLDPRKDLRIRYVATPVDAVQLLVTRRVEHALLAEPAVSMVLRKTRSMPLAPELHRSIDLQKEWGRAYSRAPRIPQAGIAVMGSVKDNAKLVARLEQAYAQSLDWCNAHAAECGRMVAGRFEALTAEAVADSIATGSMKSVTAAAARGEVEFLFERLIAKNPALVGGRMPPDDFYGGTPARR